One Salvelinus namaycush isolate Seneca chromosome 29, SaNama_1.0, whole genome shotgun sequence genomic region harbors:
- the LOC120024164 gene encoding ribosomal oxygenase 1-like, translating into MERKHLSAFALYQNALLASTPEVKTSSVKITAKKRKENGIQPPKSIKKTKRKQMGKQVIKAAQREERVERLAEEVQCGERSGVALDALLSDLAKVSNSRVRASKLFQWLIHPIPSKSFFRDAWEKKPVLIKRQNPDYYTGLFSTAEFDRILRRDDVQYGVNLDVTSYRNGKRETHNPPGRALPFTVWDFYESGCSLRMLNPQAFSSTVWNVLSILQEHFGSMAGANMYLTPPGTQGFAPHYDDIEAFVVQLEGKKHWRVYNPRSENEVLPVVSSPNFSHSEIGKPILEVVLEAGDLLYFPRGFIHQGDCLSDVHSLHITVSFYQRNSWGNLLAKVVPAALEMAMEEDVDFRRGLPVDYLTYMGVQNSDKEDPRRAQFLSRIEGLMKKLSTFAPVDAAVDQKARDYLHDCLPPMLTAEERASSVQGAPSRWENGEAVDMGVAIRGQTRVRLVRSGVARLCSDGEAVWLYYTADNSRVYHKEEPKSVEIKAEHTDAMEFLIHAYPKFVTVGSLPCKLAEDKVSLAELLFKRGLIHTAEPLQQS; encoded by the exons ATGGAGAGGAAACATCTGTCAGCTTTTGCATTGTACCAAAATGCGCTATTAGCATCGACTCCTGAAGTTAAAACATCATCTGTGAAG ATTACAGCAAAGAAGCGGAAGGAAAATGGTATCCAGCCCCCCAAATCCATCAAAAAGACTAAAAGGAAACAGATGGGCAAGCAGGTCATAAAAGcggcacagagagaggagagggtggagagactGGCAGAG GAGGTACAGTGTGGAGAGAGAAGCGGAGTGGCACTAGATGCTCTGCTGAGTGACCTGGCTAAAGTCAGCAACAGCAGGGTGAGAGCCAGCAAACTTTTCCAGTGGCTCATCCACCCAATTCCCTCCAAGAGTTTCTTCAG AGATGCATGGGAAAAGAAGCCAGTTTTGATCAAACGCCAGAATCCAGACTATTATACGGGACTGTTCTCCACAGCAGAGTTTGATCGCATTTTAAGACGG GATGACGTTCAGTATGGGGTGAACCTGGATGTCACCAGCTACAGAAACGGCAAAAGAGAGACACACAATCCTCCAGGAAGGGCTCTCCCATTCACTGTATGGGACTTCTATGAG AGTGGTTGCTCGCTACGTATGCTTAACCCCCAGGCCTTCTCCTCCACTGTGTGGAATGTGCTGTCCATCCTCCAAGAGCACTTTGGCAGCATGGCAGGAGCCAACAT GTATTTGACACCTCCAGGAACACAGGGCTTTGCTCCACATTATGATGATATTGAGGCCTTTGTGGTTCAGCTGGAAGGGAAGAAGCACTGGAGAGTTTACAACCCCAG GTCAGAAAATGAGGTCTTGCCTGTCGTTTCCAGTC CTAACTTCAGCCACTCAGAGATCGGGAAGCCCATCCTGGAGGTAGTCCTGGAGGCTGGGGACCTCCTCTACTTCCCCCGAGGGTTCATCCACCAGGGGGACTGCCTGTCGGATGTTCACTCCCTCCACATCACTGTCTCATTTTACCAGAGGAACAGTTGGGGAAACCTACTGGCAAAG GTGGTCCCAGCAGCCCTAGAGATGGccatggaggaggatgtggacTTCAGACGAGGCCTGCCTGTGGATTACCTGACGTACATGGGGGTGCAGAACTCAGACAAG GAGGATCCACGCAGGGCCCAGTTCCTATCCAGAATAGAGGGTCTGATGAAGAAGCTATCAACCTTTGCCCCTGTGGATGCTGCTGTGGATCAGAAAGCTAGGGACTATCTCCATGACTGTCTCCCCCCGATGCTGACCGCAG AGGAAAGGGCCAGCAGTGTCCAGGGAGCTCCTTCCAGGTGGGAGAATGGAGAGGCTGTGGACATGGGTGTGGCTATCAGAGGCCAGACCAGAGTCAGACTCGTCCGTTCTGGAGTCGCCAG GTTATGCAGTGATGGAGAAGCAGTTTGGCTTTACTACACTGCCGACAACTCCAGAGTCTACCACAAGGAGGAGCCCAAGAGCGTTGAAATAAAAGCAGAG CACACAGATGCCATGGAGTTTCTGATCCATGCATATCCAAAGTTTGTGACAGTGGGCAGCTTGCCATGCAAGTTGGCTGAGGACAAG GTGTCCTTGGCTGAGCTGCTGTTTAAGAGAGGGCTTATTCACACTGCAGAACCTCTGCAGCAATCCTGA
- the LOC120024165 gene encoding NADH dehydrogenase [ubiquinone] 1 beta subcomplex subunit 1-like, whose protein sequence is MVNFAALMRDHWVNIFVPLGFVIGIYMDRAQDQKLTAFRNKSALYSRELKPGEEVTWK, encoded by the exons ATGGTGAACTTTGCTGCCCTGATGCGTGACCATTGGGTTAACATATTTGTCCCCCTTGGCTTTGTGATCGGGATCTACATGGACAGAGCACAAGACCAGAAGCTGACCGCTTTCAGGAACAAAAGCGCATTGTACAGCAG GGAGCTGAAGCCTGGCGAGGAAGTCACCTGGAAGTAG